The Desulfofundulus luciae genome includes the window GCAGGAACCGCGGCTGTAAATCCGGCAGCAGTTCCCGCACCCGGCGTATCACCGGCGAGGGAGTTACAGCCCGCCCCTCGCCATCCCCCAGGGGATAGCTCAAGAACAGCTTACCGCCCGTGCGGGTCAGGACCTGGTAAATCAGAAATTGCTCCTGGTGCAACCGGTCGATGGTACCGGCCGGCAGCTCCAGGTTCCTGTCACGCAGCCACATGGTTAGCTGCTCCCGTTCCCGTTCGGTGAACACCCCGCCGGTGCGGATGCCGGCGGGCAGCACCCTTTCCGTGAGGCCGGGCAGAAACAGGGCCCGCACATCCCGGGGCGGCCGGGAGCGGTCGAGGCTGCCTACGGTCACCGCATCCAGGGCCGGGGGGATCAGGGAGAGGCGCATGGCCTCAAGACCCGCGTCCAGCACACTGGCCAGCTCCGCCGCGGAAAGCTCCACTTTCCCCAGCACTTCCACCAGTTCGTCCAGCAGGCCGCTCACCAACCGCCAAACCTGGCGGTGTTCCCGGGCCAGGTCCGGCTGCCCCGCTTCTTGCGCGGCCCGGCTCCACTCATCTAGCCTCCGGGGTACTTCCAGCTCAAGGCACAGCTCCAGCAGGATGCGGGCCCACTGCCGGCCGGAAAGGCGTACGGCGCGGCCGGATGCATTTTCCCGCGCTTTTAATTGAGCGGACCGCAATTCTCTGATCGCCCGCCAGCGAATGCGGTTGATCTCTTCCAGTTCCGGCGGCGGGGACGCCTGCCGCTGCCCGTCCTCGCTCCAGGTGCGGCCGGGCAGGTAGCTCCAGGGCTCCTGGCTGTACCAGCGGCTGCCCCGGATCCCGGCGGCCAGGACGTAGTTTTCCAGCCGGTCCACTTCCCCGGCACTTACCCGGGCCAGTCCCGTTTTTAGAAAGCGGAACACGGGCTCGTAAGCCCAGTTTTTCTGCCATACCTCCAGGGCCGAACGCAGCAACTCCACCAGGGGGTGGTGGATCACCGGCTGCTGGTGATCGATAAAAAAAGGGATTTCGTAGTCCGCCAGCATTCTCCGGAACAGGGGGAAATAAGCATCCACGTCCCGTACGGCCACCATGATCTGCCGGGGGCGCAGGCCCTCCTCCCGCAGCAGCCGCCGGATGGCCCGGGTTACCCCCTCCACCTCGGCCCGCAGGTTCACCCCGACCAGCAGGCATACCTTATTTACAGTTCCGGCATAAGGAACGGTGGGATAGCTGAAAAAGTGGCGCTCCAGGTGGGCCAATTCCGGAGCCTGGGCCAGGCGCCAGGTACCATCTGGTTGGAGAAACTCCTCCCGCACCGCCACATTGGCCTTGCGGGCTAAACGCACAAGGCGCGCCCGCGTTTCCCAGGGTTTGACAAAGGGATCGTGCTCCTGCGGGCGCCCGGTGGCTAGGGCCGGATCAAGGCAAAGGGTTACGGTTATTTCCCGGGCTTTGGAAAAAAGCGCCTCTAATACCGCGTATTCCTGCGGGGTAAAGGAAGAAAAGCCGTCCACCCATACCCGGCAGTTGTTCAAAAAAGCAGCGCTGGAAATCTGCCGGGCCAGCAGGTCCAGGTAATCATCGGGATCGGTAAACCGCCCGGCCAGCTTTTCCCCCAGCCGCCGGTAAACCAGGCACAGGTCTTTGAGCTTTTGCCCCATCTGGCCATCCTTGCCGGACGCCAGTTCTCCCAGGTCTTCCGGAGCAATCCGGTGCATTTTCAGTTCGCCAATCAATTCGGATAAAGAAGTAAGAAAACCCGGCCGGTTGGCCAGGGAACCCATAAGGCCAAGGTTTTCCTTTTCTTCCATCAAGATGTTTTTAAGCATCATCCGCCGCCCCAGCTCACTAACGGGCAGGCGGGCCGCGCCGCCCGCCTCCCGCAGCACCCGGTGGGCCAGCCGGCGAAAGCTGTACACCTGCGCCCGCAGGCTCCCTCCCCGGGCGGCTAGTTCCCGCTCCATGTTAAAAGTGGCCTGGGCCGGAACAATCAGGAGCAAAAGGGGACCCAGGGGTTCCCTTTCCAGCTCCGCGCGAACTTCCATCAGGCAGCGGTGGGTCTTGCCCGTCCCCGCCCGTCCCAGTAAAAGACGTAAGCTCATCCCCTATCCCTTCTTTAAGGTTGCTACCTGGCTATTCCTCTTCCATCATTCTAACCGAAATAAATGCCCCCTGGCAATTCTGGAATTTGTTTGATGGAAACGGCCCTAAACCGGTCAGGTATTGTCACCACGAAGACAAAAAAATTTTTCCATCAACCTAAAACTTGTGCTTGATTTCACGCAGTTCCTGTGCTATGATGGGAGTGACAAAAGTTGCTTAAATTGTCAACACACTTGTCCTAAAGGCAGTACCTCAGGCCTTGAAAGGCGGCGAAAGGACAGGTGGCTTTTTAAACCTCGCCTTAGTGCATTCATTCACAACTTAAATGTGTCTTATCTCACATTCATAATTCAGAACTTAAAACGCAAGCCTTTCTGGAGTTTTTCCTCAACTGCAATTCAAACGATCAAGCACCAATTGACGCAAAACTTACCCGGCTATGCACTTTCTGTTACATGGCTTTTTCACACCCACAATAGTACATAAGTTCACAATTTGTCGGGAATACGGCACGAAGGGGGTGGCGGGAGCTCTGTCTGGCTGCACCAAATTTTCAGTGACAATGGGGAAATGCAAGCAGGGATAAGTGTATGCAGGTTCTTTGATTAGTTCGTATATCTCCTCAAACAAGTTTGGCATACCGGGAAAATGGCTGGTCCTATCTTCTGGGGTCCTTGCTTAAAAGGAGGGGTTTTCATGGCCAAAACTTTAGAAGATATCACCGGGCGCGCCCGGTCCCAAACCGCCGCCCGTCCTTCAGAGGCGGCCAGACCACTTGAGTTGCAAAAAGAACTCAAATGGGATTTAAGGCGCACCGTATTTATCGCCCTTGGCCTGGGACTGTTTTTCCTGCTTTACTTCTTACCCCCGCTGCCGGTAGCCGTGGATCCGGCGGGCAAAGAGTTCGCCCTTTCCCGGCAAGGTCAACTGGCCATCGGGCTGTTCCTTTTAGCCGGCATCTGGTGGGTGTTCGAGGTTATTCCCATCGGGGCTACCGCCCTGGCCATCGGTATCTTCCAGGCTTTATTTGGCATCCGGCCGGCCGACGTTGCCTTCAGGGATTTCATGGATCCGTCGGTATTATTCATCCTCGGTTCTTTAATGGTCGGCCTGGCTTTTACCAAAGTGGGCCTGACCAGGCGGCTGGCCTTTAAGATGCTGCAGATCACCGGTGAAAACACGAGAATGATCCTTCTGGGAGTTTTCGTGGTTACCGTTATCCTGACCCTTTTCATGGCCCACACGGCCGTAGCCGCCACCATGTTCCCCATTTTAATGGCCATTCTGGGGCTCTACGGCACCAGAGAAGGTGAAACCAGCCGGTTCGGCAAGGCCCTGTTCATCGGCATGGCCTTCACCGCCGGAGCGGGCAGCCTGATTACCTTGCTAGGAGCCGCCCGGGGTGTAGTGGCCCTGGGGTTCTACAAGCAGATTACGGGCCAGGAAATCAGCTTTGCCCGTTATACTGAGGTCATGGTCCTTTACGGCTTCGCCATGATGCTCTTAATCTGGCTTTTGATGATCATCTGGTTCAGGCCGGAAAAAGACCGCATTGCCGGTCTAAAGGAAAAGGTGAAAGAACTCTCCGCCAGCCTCGGCCCCCTGACCAAACAGGAAATCTTTGTCGGTGTAGCCGTGGCGGTAGTGGTAGCTCTTTTGGCTTCGCAAAACTTCATCCCGGCGCTGAAAAGCCTGAACAAGAGCGCCATTATGCTCACGCTGGGGTTACTGTTCTTCCTGACCCGCTTATTTACGGTGGAGGATCTGGAAAAGCGGATTCCCTGGAATATCGTCCTTCTATTCGGCGGAGCCATGTCCATCGGCTTCTGCCTGTGGCAGACCGGGGCCGCCCAGTGGATGGCCGTACACTGGCTGGGCATGTTTAAGCAGGCTCCCTGGTTGATCTTCGTGCTGGCCATCTTCTTCCTGGTAATGGTTATGACCAACTTCATCATGAACGTGGCCGCCATTGCCATCACCCTGCCCGTGGCCCTGATCATCGCCAAATACCTTGGGGTCAACCCGGAACTGATCCTGTGGACCTCCCTGGCCGCGGCAGGATTGCCCTTCTGCCTGCTGGTGGGGGCTGCACCCAACG containing:
- the addB gene encoding helicase-exonuclease AddAB subunit AddB — encoded protein: MSLRLLLGRAGTGKTHRCLMEVRAELEREPLGPLLLLIVPAQATFNMERELAARGGSLRAQVYSFRRLAHRVLREAGGAARLPVSELGRRMMLKNILMEEKENLGLMGSLANRPGFLTSLSELIGELKMHRIAPEDLGELASGKDGQMGQKLKDLCLVYRRLGEKLAGRFTDPDDYLDLLARQISSAAFLNNCRVWVDGFSSFTPQEYAVLEALFSKAREITVTLCLDPALATGRPQEHDPFVKPWETRARLVRLARKANVAVREEFLQPDGTWRLAQAPELAHLERHFFSYPTVPYAGTVNKVCLLVGVNLRAEVEGVTRAIRRLLREEGLRPRQIMVAVRDVDAYFPLFRRMLADYEIPFFIDHQQPVIHHPLVELLRSALEVWQKNWAYEPVFRFLKTGLARVSAGEVDRLENYVLAAGIRGSRWYSQEPWSYLPGRTWSEDGQRQASPPPELEEINRIRWRAIRELRSAQLKARENASGRAVRLSGRQWARILLELCLELEVPRRLDEWSRAAQEAGQPDLAREHRQVWRLVSGLLDELVEVLGKVELSAAELASVLDAGLEAMRLSLIPPALDAVTVGSLDRSRPPRDVRALFLPGLTERVLPAGIRTGGVFTEREREQLTMWLRDRNLELPAGTIDRLHQEQFLIYQVLTRTGGKLFLSYPLGDGEGRAVTPSPVIRRVRELLPDLQPRFLPVEPPGGAADVEYVEHPAGLLPRLALRWREASWSRPVHPLWWRVYNLLLEKEGWRDKLSILTAGLTGRNVEPPLGRELGLKLWGRRERKKHVLFSSVSRLERFVQCPFAHFLDYGLGLEERAVYRLAPPDTGQLYHEALRMFVERVQKNGLPWEELGEEDIHRICAELVDGLASRLQNRILLSSARLRQQKARLLERVNDSARALVRQMQKSGFRPAALEVYFGPRGRQALPDFPGTGTNALPFWTQLFLPPLELDLGEGIILSLGGRIDRVDLGQGADALYLRVIDYKSGPSGLSLPGVLAGVHLQLLVYLWVALEHFAAFCRRYQQSILPAGAFYFQVQRPILNLAQPDLPPEELDREWLKAFRLSGWLVDHGADLYSLLDRALAAGTTSLLVPAGFNKDGRPSRRQEASIFTPGEFRVLLDVLGGLLRKVAGGIIDGRVDIAPLKAGTNSACTACLYRPVCRFDLWLPENRYRNLVADAKELRERLRKGAAQEEGDGLVLYSLD
- a CDS encoding SLC13 family permease; its protein translation is MAKTLEDITGRARSQTAARPSEAARPLELQKELKWDLRRTVFIALGLGLFFLLYFLPPLPVAVDPAGKEFALSRQGQLAIGLFLLAGIWWVFEVIPIGATALAIGIFQALFGIRPADVAFRDFMDPSVLFILGSLMVGLAFTKVGLTRRLAFKMLQITGENTRMILLGVFVVTVILTLFMAHTAVAATMFPILMAILGLYGTREGETSRFGKALFIGMAFTAGAGSLITLLGAARGVVALGFYKQITGQEISFARYTEVMVLYGFAMMLLIWLLMIIWFRPEKDRIAGLKEKVKELSASLGPLTKQEIFVGVAVAVVVALLASQNFIPALKSLNKSAIMLTLGLLFFLTRLFTVEDLEKRIPWNIVLLFGGAMSIGFCLWQTGAAQWMAVHWLGMFKQAPWLIFVLAIFFLVMVMTNFIMNVAAIAITLPVALIIAKYLGVNPELILWTSLAAAGLPFCLLVGAAPNAIAYESKQFTAGEFFVAGIPASIMALVLLAVFALTVWPLLGVPALVK